A single Fundulus heteroclitus isolate FHET01 chromosome 4, MU-UCD_Fhet_4.1, whole genome shotgun sequence DNA region contains:
- the lrrc4cb gene encoding leucine-rich repeat-containing protein 4C: MRNTMIYSLQRQTMRGRRLKGALSNPLFVVLLALQILVVAGLVRAQTCPSVCSCSNQFSKVICTRRGLRDVPDGISTNTRYLNLQDNLIQVIKVDSFKHLRHLEILQLSKNHIRSIEIGAFNGLASLNTLELFDNRLTTIPNGAFEYLSKLKELWLRNNPIESIPSYAFNRVPSLRRLDLGELKRLSYISDGAFKDLTNLRYLNLGMCNLKEIPNILPLVRLEELEMSGNQLSVIKPSSFTGLVNLQKLWMMHAQIQTIERNSFDDLQSMVELNLAHNNLTFLPHDLFTPLHHLERVHLHHNPWNCNCDILWLSWWLKETVPANTSCCARCHSPSAFKGRYIGELDHSYFQCDVPVIVEPPSDLNVTEGMGAELKCRTSSLTSISWLTPNGSLITHGAYKVRLSVLNDGTLNFTSVTMQDTGTYTCMVSNTAGNITASAVLNVTSVENSGVTYFTTVTVETIETIVDDSQTPLPPFGWVPSSTTKGMPVLTRTTERTYTIPVLDVDGEGALNGLDEVMKTTKIIIGCFVAITLMAAVLLVIFYKMRKQHNQQDPDGPASSMEVITVEEELAGVAAMERHLSLPPLEHYNHYNTYKNTYHHPPMLSTIHSSATQEPLLIQACSKDNVQETQI; this comes from the coding sequence ATGCGGAACACAATGATCTACTCCCTCCAACGCCAGACAATGAGAGGTCGTAGGCTGAAGGGGGCACTGTCCAACCCCCTTTTTGTGGTACTTTTGGCTCTTCAGATACTGGTGGTGGCTGGGCTCGTTCGTGCTCAGACCTGTCCGTCCGTCTGCTCATGCAGCAACCAGTTCAGCAAAGTTATATGCACACGGCGGGGTCTACGGGATGTCCCAGATGGCATTTCTACCAATACCCGTTACCTGAACCTTCAGGATAACCTAATTCAGGTAATCAAGGTGGACAGTTTCAAACATCTACGCCATTTGGAGATTTTGCAACTGAGCAAGAATCATATCCGCAGCATTGAAATTGGTGCTTTCAATGGGCTGGCCAGTCTTAATACATTAGAGCTCTTTGATAATCGTCTCACGACAATTCCCAATGGAGCATTTGAGTACTTGTCCAAACTTAAAGAACTGTGGCTACGGAACAACCCCATTGAAAGTATACCATCTTATGCCTTCAACCGGGTTCCTTCACTTCGAAGGTTAGATCTAGGGGAGCTCAAGCGTCTCTCCTACATTTCTGATGGAGCTTTCAAGGACTTGACCAACTTGCGCTATCTGAATTTGGGAATGTGCAACCTCAAAGAGATCCCTAACATATTACCTTTGGTCAGGCTTGAAGAGCTAGAAATGTCAGGAAACCAGCTGTCTGTCATCAAACCCAGCTCATTTACAGGTTTAGTGAACCTTCAAAAGCTGTGGATGATGCATGCCCAGATCCAAACTATAGAGAGAAATTCCTTTGATGATCTTCAGTCAATGGTGGAACTCAACCTGGCTCACAACAACCTGACCTTTCTGCCACATGACCTCTTTACACCATtgcatcacctggaaagagtgCACCTCCATCACAACCCTTGGAACTGCAACTGTGATATTTTGTGGCTCAGCTGGTGGCTTAAGGAAACAGTGCCTGCCAATACCAGTTGCTGTGCTCGCTGTCATTCTCCTTCAGCCTTTAAAGGTCGTTATATTGGGGAACTGGACCACAGCTACTTCCAGTGTGACGTTCCTGTTATTGTGGAGCCACCCAGCGATCTGAATGTCACAGAAGGCATGGGTGCTGAACTTAAGTGTCGTACAAGCTCGTTAACATCCATCAGCTGGCTCACACCAAATGGCTCTTTGATAACACATGGGGCTTATAAGGTACGGTTGTCTGTACTCAATGATGGGACGCTAAATTTTACCAGCGTAACAATGCAGGACACCGGGACTTACACCTGTATGGTTAGTAACACAGCAGGAAACATTACTGCTTCTGCAGTCCTTAATGTCACTTCTGTGGAAAACAGTGGAGTTACCTATTTTACCACAGTCACTGTGGAGACCATTGAGACCATTGTGGATGACAGCCAAACACCACTCCCCCCATTTGGCTGGGTACCATCTTCAACTACAAAGGGTATGCCTGTTTTAACAAGGACCACAGAGCGGACTTATACCATACCAGTCCTTGACGTTGATGGAGAAGGAGCCCTCAATGGTCTTGACGAGGTGATGAAAACCACCAAGATTATCATTGGCTGTTTTGTAGCCATTACACTTATGGCTGCTGTTCTGCTGGTTATTTTCTACAAGATGAGGAAGCAGCATAACCAGCAGGACCCTGATGGCCCTGCCTCCTCCATGGAAGTCATTACTGTTGAAGAAGAGCTTGCAGGTGTTGCTGCTATGGAGAGACATCTGTCGCTTCCCCCGTTGGAGCACTACAACCACTACAACACCTACAAGAACACTTATCATCATCCTCCTATGCTCAGTACCATACACAGCTCGGCCACACAGGAACCTTTACTGATTCAAGCTTGTTCAAAAGACAACGTCCAAGAAACCCAAATCTGA